The following are encoded in a window of Rhizobium sp. 11515TR genomic DNA:
- a CDS encoding ROK family transcriptional regulator produces MKTADPELMRAINRFNVLDTIRRAGSIARIEISDRTQLSTTTVSAITASLLDDGLILARTEGDLREAASRGRPRVMLELNPDAARVVGAKIAANRMVFVVTDFCGEVLSTLTLALRVDRQPIGVIADLLEDGVRRCVVDANLALDEIDSVCLGLPGVVEHRTGHVRTSPIFREAGVDFAKEMSERLGVTTIVESDAHAITLAHHWFGKARDLDDMVLVSLEQTLGLGVLHGGQLFRGAGGLSHNLGDLVLGMGPQGIIRLASLAGESAILGDQPSGRFAEAIRLGRGMAHAKTLIDAEDNTLISAAIRAGEACGMALANIVTLFAPPRVILVGSSLALGQPFLESLREAYSLAIPPSIRGVTELVFDQSTDETWAQGAAVVALRELYESPWGTTGPAPAL; encoded by the coding sequence ATGAAAACAGCAGATCCCGAGCTTATGCGGGCGATAAACCGCTTCAATGTGCTGGATACGATCCGGCGGGCGGGCTCCATTGCACGTATCGAAATCAGCGACCGCACCCAGCTTTCGACGACCACAGTCTCGGCAATCACGGCCTCGCTGCTGGATGACGGGCTGATCCTGGCCCGCACCGAAGGCGACCTGCGCGAGGCGGCCAGCCGCGGCCGGCCCCGCGTCATGCTGGAGCTCAACCCGGATGCCGCGCGCGTCGTCGGTGCGAAAATCGCCGCCAATCGCATGGTCTTTGTCGTGACGGACTTTTGCGGCGAGGTTCTCTCGACGCTGACACTGGCGCTGCGTGTCGACCGGCAGCCGATCGGCGTCATTGCCGATCTCCTGGAGGATGGCGTGCGCCGCTGCGTCGTCGATGCCAATCTGGCGCTCGACGAGATCGATTCCGTCTGCCTCGGCCTGCCCGGCGTCGTCGAGCATCGCACCGGCCATGTCCGCACCAGCCCTATCTTCCGAGAAGCCGGCGTCGATTTCGCCAAGGAAATGTCGGAACGGCTGGGCGTGACCACCATCGTCGAAAGCGATGCACATGCCATCACGCTCGCGCACCACTGGTTCGGCAAGGCACGAGACCTGGATGACATGGTGCTGGTGTCGCTGGAACAGACGCTGGGGCTCGGCGTGCTGCATGGCGGCCAGCTCTTTCGCGGCGCCGGCGGCCTCAGCCACAATCTCGGCGATCTCGTCCTAGGCATGGGACCACAGGGCATCATTCGTCTGGCAAGCCTTGCCGGCGAAAGCGCCATTCTCGGCGACCAGCCAAGCGGCCGTTTTGCCGAAGCCATCCGCCTCGGCCGCGGAATGGCGCATGCCAAGACGCTGATAGATGCCGAGGACAACACGCTCATCAGCGCGGCCATTCGTGCCGGCGAGGCCTGCGGCATGGCGCTCGCCAACATCGTCACGCTGTTTGCCCCGCCGCGGGTCATTCTCGTGGGTTCGAGCCTGGCGCTCGGACAGCCCTTCCTCGAGAGCCTGCGGGAGGCCTATTCGCTGGCCATCCCGCCATCGATCAGGGGCGTCACCGAGTTGGTTTTCGACCAGTCCACCGACGAGACCTGGGCGCAAGGTGCGGCGGTCGTGGCACTGCGCGAACTCTACGAATCGCCCTGGGGAACGACGGGGCCGGCACCGGCTCTCTGA
- a CDS encoding Gfo/Idh/MocA family protein, whose protein sequence is MNKVGIGIIGCGNISGAYLTAMKSFPILDIKGVADLNRDLAEAKAIEFGLKAVDIADLLADPSIEIIVNLTIPKAHVAVGLQALDAGKHTYSEKPLGINFAEGKKLANAAAAKGLRIGAAPDTFLGGGHQTARAIIDEGAIGIPVGGTATFMCPGHERWHPNPAFYYEVGGGPMLDMGPYYITDLVNLLGPVSQVAGFAVTPRKERIITSEPRNGEHIPVHVPTHVAGVMAFVSGAVVQIGMSFDVAGHKHVPLEVYGTEGTLIVPDPNRFGGPVEFLKKGGEFAEREITAPYADGNYRSLGVADMAHAIRSNRPHRANGSLALHVLEVMEAFQTASDTGRTVAITTQTERPAPLSESLVDGQIGR, encoded by the coding sequence ATGAACAAGGTCGGCATCGGCATCATCGGCTGCGGAAATATTTCCGGCGCCTATCTCACCGCCATGAAATCCTTTCCCATTCTCGACATCAAAGGCGTTGCCGACCTCAATCGCGACCTCGCCGAGGCAAAAGCCATCGAATTCGGTCTGAAGGCGGTCGACATCGCCGACCTGCTGGCGGACCCATCGATCGAGATCATCGTCAACCTGACCATTCCGAAGGCGCATGTCGCCGTCGGTCTGCAGGCGCTGGATGCCGGCAAGCACACCTACTCGGAAAAGCCGCTCGGCATCAATTTCGCCGAAGGCAAGAAGCTCGCCAATGCCGCTGCCGCCAAAGGGCTGCGGATCGGCGCCGCGCCCGACACATTCCTCGGCGGCGGCCACCAGACGGCGCGCGCCATCATCGACGAAGGGGCGATCGGCATCCCCGTGGGCGGCACCGCCACCTTCATGTGCCCGGGGCACGAACGCTGGCATCCGAATCCGGCTTTCTATTATGAAGTCGGCGGCGGCCCGATGCTCGATATGGGCCCTTATTACATCACCGATCTCGTCAACCTGCTCGGCCCCGTCTCGCAGGTCGCCGGCTTTGCGGTGACGCCACGCAAGGAGCGCATCATCACCAGCGAGCCGCGTAACGGCGAGCACATCCCCGTGCATGTGCCGACGCATGTCGCCGGCGTCATGGCCTTTGTGAGTGGCGCCGTCGTCCAGATCGGCATGAGCTTCGACGTCGCCGGCCACAAGCATGTGCCGCTCGAAGTCTACGGCACCGAAGGCACGCTGATCGTGCCCGATCCCAACCGGTTCGGCGGCCCGGTGGAGTTTCTGAAGAAGGGCGGCGAATTTGCCGAGCGCGAGATCACCGCGCCCTATGCCGACGGCAATTACCGTTCGCTCGGTGTCGCCGACATGGCGCATGCCATCCGCTCGAACCGTCCGCACCGCGCCAATGGCAGCCTGGCGCTGCATGTGCTCGAAGTCATGGAAGCCTTCCAGACGGCTTCCGATACGGGCCGTACGGTCGCCATCACGACGCAAACGGAGCGTCCCGCCCCTCTGTCCGAATCCCTGGTGGACGGGCAGATCGGCCGCTAA
- a CDS encoding ThuA domain-containing protein produces the protein MREALIVWGGWSGHEPQECAHIIRDMLEEDGFKVYLENSTEAFADPSVHDLSLIVPIVTMSKIEKEEVKNLAAAIESGVGIAGYHGGAGDSFRESVEYQFIIGGQWVAHPGNIIDYTVNITRPDDPIMEGITDFPYTSEQYYMHVDPSNEVLATTTFTGDHAYWIDGVVMPVAWKRKYGKGRVFYSSLGHQAKEFDVPQMKTIFRRGANWAAR, from the coding sequence ATGCGTGAAGCACTTATTGTCTGGGGCGGCTGGAGCGGCCATGAACCCCAGGAATGCGCCCACATCATCCGCGACATGCTGGAAGAGGACGGCTTCAAGGTCTATCTCGAAAACAGCACCGAGGCCTTCGCCGATCCCTCGGTCCACGATCTCAGCCTGATCGTGCCGATCGTCACCATGTCGAAGATCGAGAAGGAAGAGGTGAAGAACCTCGCCGCTGCGATCGAAAGCGGCGTCGGCATAGCCGGCTATCATGGCGGTGCTGGCGATAGTTTCCGCGAAAGCGTCGAATATCAGTTCATCATCGGCGGCCAGTGGGTCGCCCATCCCGGCAACATCATCGACTATACGGTCAATATCACGCGGCCGGACGATCCGATCATGGAGGGGATCACCGATTTCCCCTACACGTCGGAGCAATATTACATGCATGTCGACCCGTCGAACGAGGTGTTGGCGACCACCACTTTCACCGGCGACCATGCCTATTGGATCGACGGCGTCGTCATGCCGGTCGCATGGAAGCGCAAATACGGCAAGGGCCGCGTCTTCTATTCCTCGCTCGGCCACCAGGCCAAGGAATTCGACGTGCCGCAGATGAAGACCATCTTCCGTCGCGGCGCCAACTGGGCCGCGCGCTAA
- a CDS encoding ABC transporter ATP-binding protein, translated as MLELRGVSKSVGGETHIAETNLTLQRGTLNVLLGPTLSGKTSLMRLMAGLDKPTTGTIHVDGADVTGQPVQRRNVAMVYQQFINYPAMTVYDNIASPMRLSGKSAAIIDQEVKKAADLLRLGPFLDRLPLSLSGGQQQRTALARAIVKNAGLVLLDEPLANLDYKLREELRAELPKIFAESGAIFVYATTEPSEALLLGGNTATLAEGRITQFGPTIDVFRNPRDLITATTFADPPLNTITLDKRGREFALDGNIRLPVPKGLEDRPDGRYTIAFQPHHLALAPQTPEAVAAPARVMVTEITGSESFIHIDFAGQRWVMLTQGVQDIDVDDAIDVYIDPRHIMVFDTDGAAVTPALQQAA; from the coding sequence GTGCTTGAACTCAGGGGCGTATCGAAGTCTGTCGGCGGCGAAACGCATATTGCAGAAACGAATCTGACGCTGCAGCGCGGCACGCTGAACGTGCTCTTGGGGCCGACGCTTTCTGGCAAGACGTCGCTGATGCGGCTGATGGCCGGCCTCGACAAGCCGACCACGGGCACGATCCATGTCGACGGCGCCGATGTAACCGGTCAGCCGGTGCAGCGTCGCAACGTCGCCATGGTCTACCAGCAATTCATCAACTATCCCGCCATGACCGTCTACGACAATATCGCCTCGCCGATGCGATTGAGCGGCAAGAGTGCCGCTATCATCGACCAGGAAGTGAAAAAGGCTGCCGACCTTCTGCGTCTCGGCCCCTTCCTTGATCGCCTGCCGTTGAGCCTCTCTGGCGGTCAGCAGCAGCGCACGGCGCTTGCGCGCGCCATCGTCAAGAATGCCGGCTTGGTTCTGCTGGACGAGCCGCTTGCCAATCTCGACTACAAGCTGCGCGAGGAACTGCGGGCCGAACTGCCAAAGATTTTTGCCGAATCCGGTGCGATTTTCGTCTACGCAACCACAGAACCGTCCGAAGCGCTGCTTCTCGGCGGCAATACCGCGACCCTGGCGGAAGGCCGCATCACGCAATTCGGACCGACGATCGATGTCTTCCGCAATCCCCGGGACCTGATTACCGCCACCACCTTTGCCGATCCGCCGCTCAACACGATCACGCTCGACAAGCGCGGCCGCGAATTCGCGCTTGATGGCAATATACGCCTGCCCGTACCAAAAGGTTTGGAAGACCGACCGGATGGCCGCTACACGATCGCCTTTCAGCCGCATCATCTCGCGCTCGCGCCGCAGACGCCGGAAGCAGTCGCCGCCCCGGCGCGTGTCATGGTGACCGAGATCACCGGCTCGGAGAGCTTCATCCATATCGATTTTGCCGGTCAGCGCTGGGTGATGCTGACCCAGGGTGTGCAGGATATCGATGTCGACGATGCGATCGATGTCTATATCGATCCGCGCCACATCATGGTCTTCGACACCGATGGTGCTGCCGTCACTCCCGCCCTGCAACAAGCCGCCTGA
- a CDS encoding ABC transporter ATP-binding protein: MARIDLDHIRHAYNDHPKSDADYALKEVSHSWEDGSAYALLGPSGCGKTTLLNIVSGLVQASEGRILFDGKDVTRLSTQERNIAQVFQFPVVYDTMTVYDNLAFPLRNRHVPEAEVKRKVDEIIEMIGLSDSAHRKARGLTADAKQKISLGRGLVRSDVNAILFDEPLTVIDPHMKWVLRSQLKQLHRRFGFTMVYVTHDQTEALTFADKVVVMYNGEVVQIGTPNDLFERPRHTFVGYFIGSPGMNVMSVEIEGSSARIGNRTIALPGAPKEKRAGRSELGIRPEFVRIGREGMPATVTKVEDLGRRKVVRAKLDGQDIVAVIGEDQTVPAEPHIAFDPAGINIYADSWRIEMGA; encoded by the coding sequence ATGGCCCGCATCGATCTCGACCACATCAGGCACGCTTACAACGACCACCCCAAATCCGACGCCGACTATGCGCTGAAGGAAGTGAGCCACAGCTGGGAGGACGGCAGCGCCTATGCGCTGCTCGGCCCTTCCGGCTGCGGCAAGACCACGCTTCTCAACATCGTTTCCGGTCTGGTGCAGGCTTCCGAAGGCCGCATCCTGTTCGATGGCAAGGACGTGACACGGCTGTCGACCCAGGAGCGCAACATTGCGCAGGTCTTCCAGTTCCCCGTCGTCTACGACACGATGACCGTCTACGACAATCTCGCCTTCCCGCTGCGCAACCGGCACGTTCCGGAAGCCGAGGTCAAGCGCAAGGTCGATGAAATCATCGAGATGATCGGCCTTTCCGACAGTGCCCATCGCAAGGCGCGCGGCCTGACGGCCGATGCCAAACAGAAGATCTCGCTCGGCCGCGGCCTCGTGCGCTCGGATGTGAACGCCATCCTGTTCGACGAACCGCTGACCGTCATCGACCCGCATATGAAGTGGGTGCTGCGCTCGCAGCTGAAGCAGCTCCACCGCCGCTTCGGCTTCACCATGGTCTATGTCACCCACGACCAGACGGAGGCGCTGACCTTCGCCGACAAGGTGGTGGTCATGTACAATGGCGAGGTGGTGCAGATCGGCACGCCGAACGATCTCTTCGAGCGCCCGCGCCATACTTTCGTCGGTTATTTCATCGGTTCGCCCGGCATGAACGTCATGTCTGTCGAAATCGAAGGCAGCAGCGCGCGCATCGGCAACCGCACGATCGCGCTGCCCGGCGCGCCTAAAGAAAAGCGAGCCGGCCGTTCCGAACTCGGCATCCGCCCCGAATTCGTCCGCATCGGCCGCGAGGGCATGCCCGCTACCGTCACCAAGGTCGAGGATCTCGGGCGCCGCAAGGTGGTCCGCGCCAAGCTCGACGGCCAAGACATCGTCGCCGTCATCGGCGAGGACCAGACGGTGCCGGCCGAGCCGCACATCGCCTTCGATCCCGCCGGCATCAATATCTACGCCGACTCCTGGCGCATCGAGATGGGAGCCTGA
- a CDS encoding carbohydrate ABC transporter permease, with protein sequence MEKTWNNKAWFMLIPVLLLVGFSAVIPLMTVVNYSVQDTFGNNQFFWAGTQWFEEILHSGRFWDSMIRNLIFSFVILAIEVPLGIFIALNMPKKGIGVPVCLVLMALPLLIPWNVVGTIWQVFGRSDIGLMGYVLVNLGIDYNYVSDPADAWATIIIMDVWHWTSLVVLLCYAGLASIPDAFYQAAKIDGASRWSVFRYIQLPKMNRVLLIAVLLRFMDSFMIYTEPFVVTGGGPGNSTTFLSIDLVKMALGQFDLGPAAAMSLIYFLIVLLLSWVFYTVMTNYDAGASR encoded by the coding sequence ATGGAGAAGACCTGGAACAACAAAGCCTGGTTCATGCTCATTCCGGTTCTGCTGCTCGTCGGCTTTTCCGCCGTCATTCCGCTGATGACCGTCGTGAACTATTCGGTGCAGGACACCTTCGGAAACAATCAATTCTTCTGGGCGGGCACGCAGTGGTTCGAAGAGATCCTCCATTCCGGGCGTTTCTGGGATTCGATGATCCGCAACCTGATCTTCTCCTTCGTCATCCTGGCGATCGAAGTGCCGCTCGGCATCTTCATCGCGCTCAATATGCCGAAGAAGGGCATCGGCGTTCCCGTCTGCCTGGTGCTGATGGCCTTGCCGCTGCTGATCCCTTGGAATGTCGTCGGCACGATCTGGCAGGTCTTCGGCCGCAGCGACATTGGCTTGATGGGCTATGTTCTCGTCAATCTCGGCATCGACTACAATTACGTCTCCGATCCGGCGGACGCCTGGGCGACGATCATCATCATGGACGTCTGGCACTGGACGAGCCTCGTCGTGCTGCTCTGCTATGCCGGCCTTGCCTCCATTCCAGATGCCTTCTATCAGGCGGCCAAGATCGACGGCGCCTCGCGCTGGTCCGTCTTCCGCTACATCCAGCTGCCGAAGATGAACCGCGTGTTGCTGATCGCCGTGCTGCTGCGCTTCATGGATAGTTTCATGATCTACACCGAACCCTTCGTCGTGACAGGCGGCGGCCCCGGCAATTCCACCACCTTCCTGTCGATCGATCTCGTGAAGATGGCGCTTGGCCAGTTCGACCTTGGCCCTGCCGCAGCCATGTCACTGATCTACTTCCTGATCGTGCTGCTGCTCTCCTGGGTCTTCTACACCGTCATGACCAATTACGATGCGGGAGCGAGCCGATGA
- a CDS encoding carbohydrate ABC transporter permease: MAASDAAANATVATGTQVTRRHGEKGRWAWLVPTIYIIFLLLPIYWLVNMSFKTNEEIVSGLTLYPHQPTLRNYTIIFTDPSWYKGYINSITYVVMNMVISVACALPAAYAFSRYRFLGDKHVFFWLLTNRMAPPAVFALPFFQLYSAFGLIDTHIAVALAHCLFNVPLAVWILEGFMSGVPKEIDETAYIDGYSFPRFFIKIFIPLIASGIGVAAFFCFMFSWVELLIARTLTTTDAKPIAAIMTRTVSAAGMDWGLLAAAGVLTLVPGALVIYFVRNYIAKGFALGRV; encoded by the coding sequence ATGGCCGCTTCCGATGCCGCGGCAAATGCGACTGTTGCGACGGGCACGCAGGTTACCCGCCGTCACGGCGAAAAAGGGCGGTGGGCGTGGCTGGTGCCGACGATCTACATCATCTTCCTGCTGTTGCCGATCTACTGGCTCGTCAATATGAGCTTCAAGACCAATGAGGAGATCGTCAGCGGCCTGACGCTCTACCCGCATCAGCCGACGCTGCGCAATTACACCATCATCTTCACCGATCCGTCCTGGTACAAGGGCTACATCAACTCGATCACCTATGTCGTCATGAACATGGTGATCTCGGTCGCCTGTGCCCTTCCCGCAGCCTATGCCTTCTCGCGCTACCGCTTCCTCGGCGACAAGCACGTCTTCTTCTGGCTGCTGACCAACCGCATGGCGCCGCCGGCGGTCTTTGCGCTGCCTTTTTTCCAGCTCTATTCGGCCTTCGGCCTGATCGATACCCATATCGCCGTGGCGCTGGCGCACTGCCTGTTCAACGTGCCGCTGGCGGTCTGGATCCTCGAAGGCTTCATGTCCGGCGTGCCGAAGGAAATCGACGAAACCGCCTATATCGACGGCTATTCATTCCCGCGCTTCTTCATCAAGATCTTCATTCCCCTGATCGCAAGCGGCATCGGCGTCGCCGCCTTCTTCTGCTTCATGTTCTCTTGGGTGGAACTGCTGATCGCCCGCACCTTGACCACGACCGATGCCAAGCCGATCGCCGCCATCATGACGCGCACCGTCTCGGCCGCCGGCATGGACTGGGGCCTGTTGGCCGCCGCCGGCGTACTGACCCTGGTTCCCGGCGCTCTCGTCATCTATTTCGTCCGCAACTACATCGCCAAGGGCTTCGCGCTCGGCCGCGTCTGA
- a CDS encoding DUF2160 domain-containing protein: MNTDFSWMAWTLPTALFFATILLLLIGMAVWEYLSPGGHPRLGILRFETTRGDRLFISLLGAAFIHLAWLGLGGPSLWWALALSVIYAIGVFRLV, translated from the coding sequence ATGAATACAGACTTTTCCTGGATGGCCTGGACGCTGCCGACGGCGCTGTTTTTCGCGACGATCCTGCTGCTGCTGATCGGCATGGCTGTGTGGGAGTATCTTTCGCCCGGCGGCCATCCGCGTCTCGGCATTCTGCGCTTCGAAACGACGCGCGGCGACCGGCTGTTCATTTCGCTGCTCGGCGCCGCTTTCATCCATCTCGCCTGGCTGGGCCTGGGAGGCCCCAGCCTTTGGTGGGCTCTTGCTCTTTCCGTGATCTACGCTATCGGCGTCTTCCGTTTGGTCTGA
- a CDS encoding ABC transporter substrate-binding protein yields the protein MRRHLLTTTAVALLALAGTAHAGMNEAKTFLDKEIGDLSTLSRADQEKEMQWFIDAAKPFQGMEIKVVSETLTTHQYESQVLAPAFTAITGIKVTHDVIQEGDVVEKIQTQMQTGQNLYDGWVNDSDLIGTHWRYKQVRNLTDWMAGEGKDVTNPGIDIADFIGTSFTTAPDKKLYQLPDQQFANLYWFRYDWFNDPKNKADFKAKYGYELGVPVNWSAYEDIAQFFTGRDVDGKKVFGHMDYGKKDPSLGWRFTDAWLSMAGNGDKGLPNGLPVDEWGIKVDANSRPVGSCVARGGDTNGPAAVYSIQKYLDWLKAYAPAEAQGMTFSESGPVPAQGNIAQQIFWYTAFTADMVKPGLPVMNSDGTPKWRMAPSPHGVYWKDGMKLGYQDVGSWTLMKSTPVDRAKAAWLYAQFVTSKTVDVKKSHVGLTFIRESTIRDKSFTKRAPELGGLIEFYRSPARVQWSPTGTNVPDYPKLAQLWWQAIGDAASGAKDAQGAMDALCADQERVMQRLERAGVQGDIGPKLAEEHDLAYWNADAVKNGHLAPQLKIANEKEKPITVNYDELVKSWADAKK from the coding sequence ATGCGACGGCATCTCTTGACGACAACGGCAGTTGCCTTGCTGGCCCTGGCCGGCACGGCGCACGCCGGCATGAACGAAGCCAAGACATTCCTGGACAAGGAGATCGGCGATCTCTCGACGCTCTCGCGCGCCGACCAGGAAAAGGAAATGCAGTGGTTCATCGATGCGGCCAAGCCTTTCCAGGGCATGGAAATCAAGGTCGTGTCGGAAACCCTGACGACGCACCAGTATGAATCGCAGGTTCTCGCCCCGGCCTTCACCGCCATAACAGGCATCAAGGTCACTCACGACGTCATCCAGGAAGGCGACGTCGTCGAGAAGATCCAGACCCAGATGCAGACCGGCCAGAACCTTTATGACGGCTGGGTGAACGATTCCGACCTCATCGGCACGCATTGGCGCTATAAGCAGGTTCGTAACCTGACCGACTGGATGGCTGGCGAGGGCAAAGACGTCACCAATCCGGGCATCGACATCGCCGATTTCATCGGCACCAGTTTTACGACTGCTCCCGACAAGAAACTCTATCAGCTCCCCGACCAGCAGTTCGCCAACCTCTACTGGTTCCGTTATGACTGGTTCAACGACCCGAAGAACAAGGCCGATTTCAAGGCCAAGTATGGCTACGAGCTCGGCGTGCCGGTCAACTGGTCGGCCTATGAGGATATCGCCCAGTTCTTCACCGGTCGCGATGTCGACGGCAAGAAGGTCTTCGGCCATATGGACTATGGCAAGAAGGACCCGTCGCTCGGCTGGCGCTTCACCGATGCCTGGCTTTCCATGGCCGGCAACGGCGACAAGGGCCTGCCGAACGGTCTGCCGGTTGATGAATGGGGCATCAAGGTCGATGCCAATTCGCGCCCTGTCGGCTCCTGCGTCGCCCGCGGCGGCGACACCAACGGCCCGGCTGCGGTCTATTCGATCCAGAAATATCTCGACTGGCTGAAGGCCTATGCTCCGGCGGAAGCGCAAGGCATGACCTTCTCGGAATCCGGCCCGGTTCCGGCCCAGGGCAATATCGCCCAGCAGATCTTCTGGTACACGGCCTTCACCGCCGACATGGTCAAGCCCGGCCTGCCGGTCATGAATTCGGATGGCACGCCGAAGTGGCGCATGGCGCCGTCTCCACACGGCGTCTACTGGAAGGACGGCATGAAGCTCGGCTATCAGGACGTCGGCTCCTGGACGCTGATGAAGTCGACCCCCGTCGATCGCGCCAAGGCCGCATGGCTCTATGCGCAGTTTGTCACCTCGAAGACGGTGGACGTGAAGAAGAGCCATGTCGGCCTCACCTTCATCCGCGAATCCACCATCCGCGACAAGAGCTTCACCAAGCGCGCGCCGGAACTCGGCGGTCTGATCGAGTTCTACCGCTCGCCGGCCCGCGTGCAGTGGTCGCCGACCGGCACGAACGTTCCTGACTATCCGAAGCTCGCACAGCTCTGGTGGCAGGCGATCGGCGATGCCGCTTCCGGTGCCAAGGATGCGCAAGGAGCCATGGATGCACTTTGCGCCGACCAGGAACGCGTCATGCAGCGCCTGGAACGTGCAGGCGTTCAGGGCGACATCGGCCCGAAGCTCGCCGAAGAGCACGATCTTGCCTACTGGAACGCCGATGCCGTGAAGAACGGCCATCTCGCTCCGCAACTGAAGATCGCCAACGAAAAAGAAAAGCCGATCACCGTCAATTATGACGAACTGGTCAAGAGCTGGGCCGACGCGAAGAAATAA
- a CDS encoding 5'-nucleotidase, lipoprotein e(P4) family — protein sequence MENRYIGRLTFVIGLVSALPALAADLPAAMPDDNLNAVLWDQTSVEAQANALGAYALGRIRLDEALADKNWTAAPVEQTGNFQDFPPAIILDVDDTILNTSPYQARNVTAGTSFKPDTWTQYVKAQQDKPIPGAVEFTQYAASKGVKVFYVTNRTADEEGPTVEEMKRFGFPMGDNVDTFLSAKEQPDWGSAKGTRRAFIAKNYRILLMFGDNFGDFTDDYKGTVEERQKVFEANKAHFGHDWIAIANPTYGSFESAPYKGDYKLPPEEQRRMKQDALKPWDGK from the coding sequence GTGGAAAATAGATATATAGGGCGCCTGACATTCGTGATCGGCCTTGTGTCCGCCTTGCCGGCTTTGGCCGCCGATCTGCCGGCCGCCATGCCCGACGACAATCTCAATGCCGTTCTTTGGGATCAGACCTCGGTGGAGGCGCAGGCCAATGCGCTTGGTGCCTATGCGCTCGGCCGTATCAGGCTCGATGAAGCGCTGGCCGATAAGAACTGGACCGCAGCTCCGGTTGAGCAGACAGGTAATTTCCAGGACTTTCCGCCCGCCATCATCCTCGATGTAGACGACACCATCCTTAATACCTCGCCCTACCAGGCGCGTAACGTCACGGCAGGCACCAGCTTCAAGCCGGACACCTGGACGCAATATGTGAAGGCCCAGCAGGACAAGCCTATTCCCGGCGCGGTGGAATTTACCCAATACGCGGCTTCGAAGGGCGTGAAGGTCTTCTACGTCACCAACCGTACCGCCGATGAGGAAGGCCCGACCGTCGAGGAAATGAAGCGCTTCGGTTTTCCGATGGGCGACAATGTAGACACGTTCCTGAGCGCCAAAGAACAGCCGGACTGGGGTTCAGCCAAGGGCACCCGCCGCGCCTTCATCGCCAAGAATTACCGCATTCTCCTGATGTTCGGCGATAATTTCGGCGACTTCACCGACGACTATAAAGGCACCGTCGAGGAAAGGCAGAAGGTCTTCGAAGCCAACAAGGCACATTTCGGCCACGACTGGATCGCCATCGCCAACCCGACCTACGGCTCGTTCGAAAGCGCACCCTACAAGGGCGACTACAAGCTGCCGCCGGAAGAACAGCGCCGAATGAAGCAGGATGCGCTGAAGCCCTGGGATGGGAAGTAA